A section of the Mycobacteriales bacterium genome encodes:
- the pgl gene encoding 6-phosphogluconolactonase encodes MSPPLVVVHRDATLLAQAVAARIITAVVDAQAARGEASIVLTGGGIGGATLRELAGSPARFAIDWPRLNVWWGDERYLPRGHPDRNETQARDALLDQVDLTAARVHAMPASDDPGGDDLDAAAERYADELATASTPEDHAAAPQFDILLLGVGPDGHVASLFPESPALYDARSVIPVRGAPKPPPTRLSLSFETINAAREVWLIAAGEEKAAAARLALSGAGSTAVPAAGVKGRVATRWLLDRAAASRLPSDLARPASP; translated from the coding sequence GTGAGCCCGCCGCTCGTCGTCGTCCACCGGGACGCGACGCTGCTCGCACAGGCCGTTGCCGCGCGGATCATCACCGCGGTCGTCGACGCCCAAGCGGCGCGTGGCGAGGCGAGCATCGTCCTCACCGGCGGCGGCATCGGTGGCGCGACGCTCCGCGAGCTCGCCGGCTCGCCGGCTCGCTTCGCGATCGACTGGCCACGGTTGAACGTGTGGTGGGGCGACGAACGCTACCTGCCACGCGGGCATCCCGACCGCAACGAGACTCAGGCCCGTGACGCGCTGCTCGACCAGGTCGACCTCACGGCGGCCCGCGTGCACGCCATGCCGGCGAGCGACGACCCCGGCGGCGACGACCTCGATGCGGCCGCCGAGCGCTACGCCGACGAGCTGGCCACCGCCTCCACGCCCGAGGACCATGCCGCCGCACCGCAGTTCGACATCCTGCTGCTCGGCGTCGGGCCGGACGGGCACGTCGCGTCGCTGTTCCCCGAGTCCCCTGCGTTGTACGACGCTCGCTCGGTGATCCCCGTGAGAGGGGCACCCAAGCCGCCGCCGACTCGGCTGTCCCTCTCGTTCGAGACCATCAATGCCGCTCGGGAGGTCTGGCTGATCGCGGCCGGCGAGGAGAAGGCGGCCGCGGCGCGGCTCGCGCTCTCCGGCGCCGGCTCCACCGCCGTGCCCGCGGCCGGCGTCAAGGGCAGGGTCGC
- a CDS encoding glucose-6-phosphate dehydrogenase assembly protein OpcA has product MATTLWDTTGGDVVRALLAERRAAGALASGLALTLVVVVDEKRVREAEDAATIAAAAHPCRVLIVIRHSIDAAIRLDAEVQVGGRLGSTEAVVMRMYGRLGLHAESVVLPLLAPDAPVVTWWHGPPPDEIATDALGVLANRRVTDSAQAEDPVAALRIRARDFLSGDTDLAWTRATPWRSLLASALDGVESEPAAAQVTAEQANPSAVLLSGWLSGRLGVESAVDSSGGPGITCASVETKDADGNDYRVAVERPDGRVATLTRGEEPPRTLPLPRRGLGDLLAEELRRMDPDPVYAEALATATGVRVDQTPGSRTLVWRDPALTAT; this is encoded by the coding sequence ATGGCAACCACGTTGTGGGACACCACGGGCGGCGACGTCGTCCGCGCGCTGCTCGCCGAGCGCCGGGCGGCCGGCGCGCTGGCATCCGGCCTTGCACTCACCCTTGTCGTCGTCGTCGACGAGAAACGTGTCCGCGAGGCTGAGGACGCCGCGACGATCGCGGCCGCCGCGCATCCCTGCCGAGTGCTGATCGTCATCCGGCACTCGATCGACGCGGCGATCCGGCTCGATGCGGAGGTCCAGGTCGGCGGTCGGCTCGGATCGACCGAGGCGGTCGTGATGCGGATGTACGGCCGGCTCGGGCTGCACGCCGAGTCCGTGGTCCTGCCCTTGCTCGCGCCCGACGCGCCGGTGGTCACGTGGTGGCACGGGCCGCCGCCGGACGAGATCGCCACCGATGCACTCGGAGTGCTCGCGAACCGGCGAGTCACCGACTCCGCGCAGGCCGAGGACCCGGTCGCGGCGTTGCGGATCCGTGCGCGGGACTTCCTGTCCGGCGACACCGACCTGGCCTGGACCCGCGCAACGCCGTGGCGATCCCTGCTCGCGTCCGCCCTGGACGGGGTGGAGAGCGAACCAGCGGCCGCCCAGGTGACCGCGGAGCAGGCCAACCCCAGTGCCGTGCTGCTCAGTGGCTGGCTGTCCGGCCGGCTCGGAGTCGAGAGTGCGGTCGACTCCTCGGGCGGTCCGGGCATCACCTGCGCGAGCGTCGAGACCAAGGACGCCGACGGGAACGACTACCGGGTTGCCGTCGAGCGGCCGGACGGGCGGGTCGCGACCCTGACCCGCGGCGAAGAACCGCCCCGCACGCTGCCGCTTCCCCGGCGCGGCCTCGGCGACTTGCTGGCCGAAGAGCTGCGCCGCATGGATCCCGACCCGGTCTACGCCGAGGCCCTCGCGACCGCCACCGGCGTACGGGTCGACCAGACGCCCGGATCCCGGACCCTGGTCTGGCGCGACCCCGCGCTCACGGCCACGTGA